A DNA window from Arachis duranensis cultivar V14167 chromosome 3, aradu.V14167.gnm2.J7QH, whole genome shotgun sequence contains the following coding sequences:
- the LOC107476858 gene encoding LOW QUALITY PROTEIN: osmotin-like protein (The sequence of the model RefSeq protein was modified relative to this genomic sequence to represent the inferred CDS: inserted 2 bases in 1 codon), translating into MAPSSSSSSSSSTHYSLLIIMLATTFLLTPANSLILTLVNNCNYTVWPAIQPNSGHPVLAAGXGGSAPATLAQFEVHHGAGDYSSYGVSVVDGFNVPFTITPHEGKGVCPVVGCRSDLVATCPVTLQHRVPSGHGPVVACKSGCEAFHTDDLCCRNHFNNPQTCKPSVYSTFFKHACPQAFTFAHDTPSLMHQCSSPRELKVIFCH; encoded by the exons ATggctccttcttcttcttcttcttcttcttcttcaactcatTACTCACTTCTCATAATAATGCTTGCCACCACTTTCCTCCTTACACCCGCTAACTCCCTCATCCTCACTCTCGTCAACAACTGCAACTACACCGTCTGGCCCGCCATCCAACCTAACTCCGGCCACCCCGTCCTCGCAGCCGG CGGAGGGTCCGCTCCCGCCACCTTAGCCCAGTTCGAGGTCCACCACGGCGCCGGCGACTACTCGTCGTACGGCGTGAGCGTGGTGGACGGTTTCAACGTCCCTTTCACCATCACGCCTCACGAGGGAAAAGGCGTTTGTCCCGTCGTAGGTTGTCGGAGCGATCTGGTTGCCACGTGTCCCGTGACGTTGCAACACCGTGTGCCTTCTGGTCATGGCCCCGTGGTTGCTTGCAAGAGTGGGTGCGAAGCTTTTCACACGGACGACTTGTGTTGCCGGAACCATTTCAACAACCCTCAAACTTGCAAGCCTTCGGTGTATTCCACCTTCTTCAAGCACGCGTGCCCTCAGGCTTTTACCTTCGCACACGACACACCTTCTCTCATGCATCAGTGTTCTTCTCCGCGTGAACTCAAGGTCATCTTCTGTCATTAG
- the LOC107476857 gene encoding CLAVATA3/ESR (CLE)-related protein 46: protein MPKMRRQIVVLILFTLLMMLSDSALNHVTANAQDIQPVQFKLKTLQPIPRSEHITSWGEEKRTHRKHPSGPNPVGNHLPPTKP from the exons ATGCCAAAGATGAGAAGACAAATCGTTGTCCTTATTCTCTTTACACTCCTCATGATGCTTTCAGATTCTGCACTGAATCATGTTACTGCTAATGCTCAGGATATTCAGCCAG TTCAGTTCAAGCTAAAAACCCTACAGCCTATCCCACGTAGTGAACATATAACTTCATGG GGTGAAGAAAAGAGGACTCACAGAAAGCACCCATCAGGGCCTAACCCAGTAGGGAATCATCTCCCACCGACTAAACCATAG
- the LOC107477088 gene encoding inner membrane protein PPF-1, chloroplastic (The sequence of the model RefSeq protein was modified relative to this genomic sequence to represent the inferred CDS: added 103 bases not found in genome assembly), whose protein sequence is MAKTLISSPSFIGTPLPSLYRHRFPHRPARLKVNFSLHQIPPIHSLTHSFHFDEVVARAEGLLYTLADAAVATADSAATATGTSTDAAADTVQKNGGWFGFISEAMEFVLKVLKDGLSAVHVPYAYGFAIILLTVVVKAATLPLTKQQVESTLAMQNLQPKIKAIQERYAGNQERIQLETSRLYRQAGVNPLAGCLPTLATIPVWIGLYQALSNVANEGLLTEGFFWIPSLGGPTTIAARQSGAGISWLFPFVDGHPPLGWHDTAAYLVLPILLVVSQYVSMEVMKPPQTNDPTQKNTLLIFKFLPLMIGYFSLSVPSGLTIYWFTNNVLSTAQQVWLRKLGGAKPVVDENAGGIITAGRAKRSASQPAKAGERFRQLKEEDKKKKSSKALPVEEVQPLASTTDSDDGSDEESNKGSEAAQEEAYASTVGKEVSLVYSIDCIAPFLDWPFN, encoded by the exons ATGGCTAAGACACTCATCTCCTCTCCCTCCTTCATCGGAACTCCACTCCCCTCCCTCTATCGCCACCGCTTCCCCCACCGCCCTGCCAGACTCAA GCCGACGCTGCTGTCGCTACCGCCGACTCTGCTGCCACCGCCACCGGGACTTCCACCGATGCCGCCGCCGACACCGTGCAGAAGAACGGAGGCTGGTTCGGATTCATCTCCGAAGCCATGGAGTTTGTTCTCAAG GTGTTAAAGGATGGTCTTTCTGCTGTGCATGTACCTTATGCATATGGATTTGCTATCATATTGCTCACAGTTGTGGTTAAGGCTGCTACACTTCCCTTGACAAAGCAACAG GTTGAATCAACACTCGCTATGCAAAATCTTCAACCAAAAATTAAGGCCATTCAAGAAAGATATGCCGGCAATCAG gAAAGAATACAACTTGAGACATCAAGGCTATATAGGCAGGCTGGGGTTAACCCATTGGCAG GTTGTTTACCAACATTGGCTACAATTCCAGTATGGATTGGTCTTTACCAAGCTTTATCAAATGTTGCAAATGAG GGATTGTTAACAGAAGGTTTCTTTTGGATCCCATCTCTTGGAGGTCCTACTACCATAGCTGCTAGACAAAGTGGAGCTGGAATTTCTTGGCTTTTCCCTTTTGTG GATGGTCATCCACCATTGGGTTGGCACGATACTGCTGCATATCTTGTTTTACCTATTCTTCTTGTTGTTTCTCAATACGTCTCCATGGAAGTCATGAAGCCACCTCAG ACGAATGATCCTACCCAAAAGAATACACTTCTTATTTTCAAGTTTCTTCCACTCATGATTGGTTACTTCTCTCTCTCTGTTCCATCCGGGCTAACAATTTACTG GTTTACAAACAATGTCCTGAGCACAGCTCAACAAGTATGGTTGCGCAAATTAGGAGGTGCAAAACCTGTTGTAGATGAAAATGCTGGTGGAATTATCACAGCAGGACGTGCTAAAAGATCAGCTTCCCAGCCAGCTAAAGCTGGTGAAAG ATTTAGGCAGTTAAAAGAAgaggacaaaaagaaaaagtcaagcAAGGCACTACCAGTGGAAGAAGTTCAACCTTTGGCATCTACTACTGATTCTGATGATGGCTCAGATGAAGAGAGTAACAAG GGATCAGAAGCTGCACAAGAAGAAGCATATGCTTCTACAGTTGGCAAAGAAGTTAGTCTTGTATATTCAATAGATTGCATTGCACCATTTTTGGATTGGCCATTCAATTGA